A genomic segment from bacterium encodes:
- the lpxK gene encoding tetraacyldisaccharide 4'-kinase: protein MFWSRLRNYLYDRSILKSVRAPCFVISVGNLTWGGTGKTSLVETLSRFLISQGRRLAIVSRGYLRASTGPKLISDGSSLKCSWKESGDEAYLLATTVPQAIVAVAQERSDAFPILASFSPGVIVLDDAFQHRQIARDLDLVLIDASEDITAQKVIPFGKLREETRSLKRADAVVLTHSNQMHAATKEWISRNVQCPVFHANYLPNFDVPLAGKKVAAFCAIGSPQHFYRLLFEQGAELVAAKSFRDHHVFTREEIEEFRMEATQKGAEFMLTTAKDAVRIDPECFDPSLKVIRVKLQIAEEALFFEFLNKAMHREKA from the coding sequence ATGTTCTGGAGCCGGCTGCGAAATTACCTGTATGACAGAAGCATTCTAAAATCGGTACGCGCGCCATGTTTTGTGATTAGCGTTGGAAACTTAACCTGGGGAGGAACAGGTAAAACTTCACTCGTAGAGACGTTGAGTCGTTTTTTGATCTCACAAGGACGTCGACTTGCGATCGTGAGTCGCGGGTACCTTCGCGCTTCAACCGGTCCCAAACTCATATCCGACGGTTCCAGCTTGAAATGTTCCTGGAAAGAGAGTGGAGATGAAGCTTATCTTCTGGCTACTACGGTACCACAAGCGATCGTTGCTGTGGCACAGGAAAGATCCGATGCTTTTCCTATACTTGCTTCGTTTTCTCCCGGTGTGATAGTACTGGACGATGCATTCCAGCACAGACAGATCGCGCGCGACCTGGATCTTGTGTTGATTGATGCAAGCGAAGACATCACCGCTCAAAAAGTCATTCCCTTTGGCAAATTGCGCGAAGAAACCCGTTCGCTCAAGCGGGCCGATGCGGTTGTCCTGACGCACTCAAATCAGATGCATGCTGCGACAAAAGAATGGATTTCTCGAAACGTGCAATGTCCGGTTTTCCATGCGAACTATTTGCCGAACTTCGATGTGCCGCTTGCGGGGAAAAAAGTTGCTGCTTTCTGCGCAATCGGATCCCCTCAACATTTTTATAGACTTCTGTTTGAACAGGGCGCTGAGCTTGTCGCAGCAAAATCTTTTCGCGATCATCACGTCTTCACGCGTGAGGAAATCGAAGAATTCCGCATGGAAGCGACGCAGAAAGGAGCCGAGTTCATGTTGACCACCGCCAAGGACGCCGTGAGAATAGATCCGGAATGTTTCGATCCTTCTCTAAAGGTGATCCGTGTAAAATTGCAGATAGCTGAAGAA